GCCCGCCCCGGCGCACTTGAGCCGGTGCTCGATGTAGCGCTGGGTGTCCTCCTCGTCGAGCGGACCGATGTGGCAGCTCGCCGCGATGCGCTGGCGGAACTGCTCCATCTCGGGCCGCTGCAGGATGCCGCGGAACTCCGGCTGCCCGACCAGGAAGGTCTGCACCAGCGACTGGTTGCCGAACTGGAAGTTGGACAGCATGCGCAGTTCCTCGACCGCGCGCGCGCTCAGGTTCTGCGCCTCGTCGACGATCAGCAGGCAGCGCTTGCCGCGGCTGGCCTCGCTGACGAAGAAGGCCTCCAGCGCCATCAGCACTTCGCTCTTGGGCAGGTCCTTGACCCGCACGCCGAAGGCGGCGCCGACCAGGCGCAGCGTGTCCTCGGCGTCCAGCTGCGTCGTGACGATGTTGCCGATGACGACGTTGCTGCGGTTCAGGCTGTCCAGCAGCCCGCGCACCAGCGTCGTCTTGCCGGCGCCGATCTCGCCCGTGATGACGATGAAACCGTCGCTGCGCAGGACCCCGTAGTCGAGGTAGGCCTTGGCACGGCGGTGCTGCTTGCTGCCGAAGTAGAAGCTGGGGTCGGGACTGAGCTGGAACGGCTTGCTGGCCAGCCCGTAGAAGGCCTCGTACATGTCGGTGACTGCTTAAAAACGCTGGGTCAGCGATGCGTAGATCGCGTTTTCCTGATAGCTGGTGGCGAACAGGCTGGTGTCGTCGAACTTGGTCTGGCGCAGGCCGAAGGCCGCGTCGGTGCGGGGGCCCAGGCGGTAGGTGGCGTTGGCCGTCAGCGTGCGCATGTCGTTGCCGCCCACGCCGCCGTCGCCGCGGGAGTTCTGCCGCGAGTAGCTCACGTTGGCGTTGGCCAGCGGCGTGAGCCGGTAGCCGACCGACACCGTCGCGCCGCGCTGGCGCACGCGGTCCGTCAGCGCCAGGTCGCCGCTGCCCACGCCAGTCGGGGAGTTGATGAGGCGGCGGCTGTTGTTGTCGTTGCCGCTGAGCGTGACCGTCACCCGCGGGCCGGTCCAGATCAGCGACAGGTCGCTGCGACGTTGCAGCGACGCGGTGTTGCTCAGGAAGCCGGTACCGCTGAACGAATTCGGATCGAGGCCCAGCGCGGCCAGCAGCCCGCGCACGAACGCATCGCGCTTGACCGGATCGGGCTCCAGGCTGCCGAACTGCAGGTCGAGCAGCTGGTAGTTGGTCGCGGCCGTCGGCGTCTCGCCGGTGCTGACGCTCTGGCTGCTGTTGGCCCGCATCGAGAACTGCGCCATGCGGTGCTCGAAGCTCAGGTTGTGGCTGTTGCCGTAGCTGTGGTGCTGCCACTCGGCGGAGAACTTGGTCCGCGGGCCGGGCGACCAGCGCAGGTTGGCGCCGTAGACGGACGTGGCCTCGGGACCGAAGTAGTCGCTGCGTTCGCGGCCGCCGGTGAGGCCGAGGCCCCAGTCGACGTCGGGCACCCAGTTCAGCGACCCGATCACGCTGGTGGTGCGGTAGTCGATGCCGGTCTGCTCGAAGTGCATGCGCGACGTGGACGTGTTCAAGCCCCAGTTGAGTTCGCGGCCGGCGGGACCGAAGAGGTTCAGCGACAGCGAGCCTTCCTTGGTGTTGCCGCTGCCGCTGGTCGCCCCGGCGCCGCCCTCGCTGGAATTGCGCATCTGGCCCATCGCCCGCAGCTCGAAGCCCGCGAAGCTGCCCAGCCGGCCGCGCCAGTACGGCGAGACCTGCAGCGTGCGCGTCTCCGTGCGGTTGGGGCTGTCCAGCTTGCCGTCCGGCGACTGCTGGCCGAAGGCCGAGATCGACTGCTGGCTGATGTTGCCGGTCACGTCGATGAACAGCGCCGACTGCACCAGTTCCGCCGTGAGGCGGGTGCTCAGCTGGTTCTGGAGCCGCGCGTCGCGGTCGCTCTTCGTGTAGACGATGCCGTCGAGCGTGTAGTCGAAACTGCCGCGTATCGCGCCGGTGTTGCTGGAGATCGTCAGGCCCGGCGACACCGTCGTGATGAAGGCACGGTCGCGCGAGTTGTCGGGCGACAGCGCGAGGTTGTCGGTCCAGGTCTCGGAGACGCTGACCCGCGGCGTGAAGACGATGCCCTTGCGCGAGCCCGCGGCGGCGGTGCCGTCATCCTGGGCGGCGGCCGGCGTCTGCGCCAGGGCCGCGGCCAGACCCAGCGCCACGAGACAGGCGGCGCGGACCGGGGAGCCCGGAGCGCCGCAGGGAAGCGGCCGGCGGCGGAGGACGTTGGCCCGCATCATCGTGTCAGGCCCGGTCCGGGCTGGCGGCCGGGTTGGACGCGGCGTCCGGCGCATGGCCCTGCCCGTCCGCGGCGCCGTAGCCGTAGCCATACCCGTAGCCATACCCGTAGCCGTAGCCGTAGCCGCTGCTGCGCTTGTTGCTGGCCTGGTTGAGCAGCAGCATCTTCAGCGGGCAGTGCTCGATCGCGGCGACCGCCTGCTGCACCGCGCTCTGCGGCGTGCGTTCGGCCTGCACGACGATGACGATCTGGCCCATGTGCGTGGCCAGCACCCGGGACTCGGTGGTCAGCAGCAGCGGCGGGCTGTCGAAGATGATGATCCGGTCCGGATAGCGCTTGGCCATGTCGTCCAGCAGCGCGGTCATCGCATCGCTGGCCAGCAGTTCGGTGGCGCGCGCGTGGGGACGGCCGCTGGGCAGCAGCGTCAGCTTGTCGACGTTGGTCTTGAGCAGGACGCTGGCCATGTCGGCCTCCTTCTCCAGCACGTCGAGCAGGCCGGGACCGGGCGGCAGGCCCAGCATGCGCAGCATCGACGGGCGGGCGACGTCGGCGTCCACCAGCATCACGGTGCTGTCGAACTCGGCCGCGATCGACATGGCCAGGTTCAAGGAGGTGAAGCTCTTGCCCTCGCCGGGCAGCGCGCTGGTCACCATGATCAGGTTGGCGTGATTGAGCGACGCGGCGCCCCGGTTCATCGCGTTGCGGATCAGCGGGCGCTTGATGTTGCGGTACTGGTCCGCCATCACGGTGCGCGGCGCGTTGGGCGTCAGGAAGCCCTGCGCGGCCAGCGCCTCGAGGTCCAGGTCCACGCGCTTGGAGGTCGCGTCGCCGGGGGAGCGGAACACCGCCGGCGCCGCCACCGGGACCGGCTGGACCGACGGTGCGACCGTCGCCGCCAAGGCGGGTGCCGCGGGTGCCGCGGGTGCTGCGGGTGCGGCAGTCGCCGCCGGCGCGGTCACCGGCGCGGCGGCCGTGGCCGGGCCGACGTCGACGCCGGCCTGTTTCAGTTGTTCCAGCCGCGCGGCGGCTTGTTCGATCAGGCTCGTCATGTGAAAGCTCCCCTCACCCGGCCTGGCGGCTGATCCAGATGGCCATGCCGATCAGGCCGACCGCATACAGGCTCACCAGGCTTCCCGATGCGACGCCGAAGCGCAGCAGGTCCACCTTCTGGCGACGGCGGTCCTCGCGCGTCTCCTGGCGCGACACGGCGCCCAGGATCGGCAGTTCCAGACGGTGGCGCAGTTCGTTGAGGTCGTGGAAGACCGGGCGGATCTGGCTCGCGGCGAAGGCCGTGACCAGACCGGCCAGCACCGCCACGACGAGGCCGCCGGCCAGCAGCATCAGCCGGTTCGGCGACACCGGCTTGGGCGACGCGCGCGGCGGGTCGATGATGCGGAAATCGGCGACGCCCGAGGTGTTGTCCAGGTCGGTCGACAGCGAGGCCGACTCGCGGCGCTCGACCATCTCCTGGTAGTTCTTCTTGATGATGTCGTAGTCGCGGTTCAGCTGCGCGAACTCGGCCTCGAGCTGCGGCGCCAGCTTGATCGCGCCTTGCGCGGAGGTGTAGCGCGAGCTGTACTCGTCGACGCGGGCGCGGATCTGCGCGACCTCGACTTCCTTGCCCGCCAGGATGCGGGCCAGTTCCTGGTTGGCCAGGCTGTCGTTGGGGCCGCCGGTCGGCGACGGATTGGCCAGCGCGGCCTTCTGGAGCTCGGCGACTTCCTTGCGGCGCTGGTCTTCCAGGTCGCGGATCTGGCGCTTCACGTTGACGATGTCCGGGTGCGCGTCGGTGTAGCGCTGCTGCATCTGGTCCAGGTTGCGCTTGAGCTCGACGATGCGGTTGTCCAGCTCCGGCGTCGCGAACTTCTGCGCGCTCTCCTGCATCAGGCTCTGCAGGCTGGTACCGGGCTGGTTGCGCTTGCGTTCGGCCTCGATCTGCTGACGTGCGGCGTCGCGGGCGTTGACGGCCTCGCGCAGCTGCAGGCGGGCGGCTTCGAGCTGGTTGCTCGCCTCGGCCAGGCGCGCGGCGGCGTCCTTGCCGTCGGCCTGCGTCAGCTGCAGGTTGCGCAGGCGGAATTCCTTGCGGCGTCCCTCGGCCTCCTCGAGCTTGGTCTCGTAGGTCTTGATCTGCTCGTTCAGGAAAGTCGCGGCGGTGGTGCTGTCCTTGCGGCTGGCGCCCAGGCTGGACTCCATGAAGATCGACAGCAGCGAGGCCACGACCTTCTTGGAGATCTCCGGCGACGAGTCGCGGTAGGACAGCAGGTACAGGTTGTTGGCCGTGTTGCCGGCGGTCTGGATCGACAGGTTGCGGGTGACGCGGTCGATCAGCGCTTCCTGGTCCGACTTGCTGGTGGCCTTCAGGTCCAGGTCGGCCATGCGCACCAGCTTCTCGACGTTGGGCCGGCTGATCAACGTGCGGCTGAGCATGTTGACCTGCTGCTCGGTGTTGGAGAGCACGGCCATGCCCGACATCAGCGGCTTGAGGATGGACTGCGTGTCGACGTACACGCGCGCGCTGGCCTCATAGCGGTCGGGCACGACGAACACGACGATGGCCGCGCCGATGGCGGCCAGCCAGGATGCGATCAGCCCCGGCCAGCGGTAGCGCCACATCCGCTTGAACACGGCCATCAGTTGCGCGATGAGGGAATCCATGCGGCGATCTCGGTTGCACCGGCTGTAGCGCCGGCGGGGCCCGGTTCGGGACGGGCCTGTACTGCTGGAAATGCTGGAAGCGCGGGGGACGATCCGGGGTAGGCCCTCCGGCCGCCCCCGCCGACCCGCAGGTCCGCGCGCGCGGCCGTCCGGGCGCCGGTCAGAAGAAGCTCTGCGGAATGATCAGGATGTCGCCCGGGCGCATCTCGACGTTAGCGGACACGTCGCCGCGACGGATCAGGTCCTTGAGGCGCACCGAGTACTGCTTGTTGCCTTCCGCGGTCCGCAGGATGGAGGCCGAGTTGCCGGCCGCGAAGTCGGTCAGGCCGCCCACGGCGATCATCACGTCCAGCAGCGTCATCTTCTGCTTGTAGGGCAGGAACATCGGCTTGGCGGCTTCGCCGACGACGCGGATCTGCTCGCTGTACGGGCCCACGAAGCTGGTCACGATCACGGTCACCACCGGATCGCGCACGTACTTGCCGAGCTGCTTTTCGATGTCGCGGGCGACCTCGACGGAGTTCTTGCCCTGCACCGGCAGCTCGTCGATCAGCGGGGCGGCGATCTTGCCGTCGGGGCGGACCGGCACCGTCAGCGACAGCTCCGGATTGCGCCAGACGATGATGTTGAGCTGGTCGCCGGCACCGACGACGTAGCTGTAGTCCGCCTGCGAGGCGGCGACCGGCGCGGGCGGCAGACCGCCCGTGGTCGAGCAGCCGGCGAGCGCCGCGGCGACGGCCAGCAACGCAGCGTGTGCCGCCTTGACGGAAACGATCTTCAATCCAGTGTTCTTCACCATATCCACCCCTCTGGAAGCTGACCGGATTGCACCTCAGCGCGCACGGGTGTGGAACCCCCTGGACTGAGGGCGATCCCTCCCTGGCGTGACGTGTTTCCGTGCTAGCGGACCCGCCCCGGGAACCGTCCGGATACAACCCCGAAACAACTCGGCATCCGCCCGGTTCAAAAACCTCGCGGAAAACCTCGTCAAACATCACGGCAAAGCCTCGTGGAAAACCCGCGAACCGGCGACGCCGCCGTCTATTTTCCGCGCAGCACCGGCTTGATCAGCGCAATCAGGAGGCGCTGCAGCGGATGGGCATTTCCCCAGGGCCGCCAGGTGTGCTTGAGACGGCCGCGATAGGCGTCGAAATGCATGCCCCACGGTGCCGCGCGCAACGCGCCGCGATTCAGCAGCAGCTTCAGCACGCTGGTGCCCATGAGACCCGCGCACAACTCGCAGGCCATTCCCGTCGAGGGGCCACGCTTTTCCTTGAAGTTCACCGCCTCGGGCGCGACCAGATACTGGCGACTGAGCATCGCCGGAGATACCCCGGCGATGAAGCGCGCATACTGCTCCTCGTGGTCGCGGCCATCGACCTGGAAATAGTCTTCAAACGTCATCCCGATCGGGCTGAAGTACAGGAAGGCCGTGCCCATTCCCAGAGGAGCGGCCGTCATCGCCGGGATGCCCAGCTCGCGGCAGCGGCGGAAAACCTTGCGGCGCACCTCGAGGACGAAGAAGTCGAGGCTGTCGACATACACGTCGACGCCCTTCAGGAACTCGTCGAGGTTGGCGTCGGTCACGCCCTCGCGGAAAAGGCGGATGTCGCTTTCCGGGTTGATGTCGCGGGCCATTTCCGAGACCACGTCGATCTTGGGGCGGCCCATCGACGACATGAATGCCGCCGCCTGGCGATTCATGTTGTGGACATCGAACTCATCGAAGTCGGCGATATTGAAGTTGGAGATTCCCAGGCGCGACAGGGTCAGCACGTGCGCGCCACCGACGCCGCCCAATCCGGCCACCGCCACGCGGGCCCGGCGCAGGCGCTGCTGCTCGTCCTTCGTGACCCAGCCGATATTGCGCGAGAACGCGCGGTCGTAATCGAAGACAAAACCGGAAGGGGTGTCTCGCGTCATGGGCTCTCCCTTTATTCGAATCGCGCCGCCGCCGGATCGCGTGGAACCGATCCCGCAGCGCAGGCGGCGAGTATGCGCCGACGGCATGACGGCAAACGATGGAAAAGCCGGGCGAGACCCCCTTGAGGGTGATGCGGCGCGAGCAGTGAAGACCCCGTCGCCAACCCCTCACCCCCTCAACACCCCCCCTGATATGCGGGCCGGACCGCTGTCGAAAAACTTGACAGGACCCGTCGAAGATTCCCGCATCTGAATGTTAAGTCATTGATTTTCAATGAGGAAAGTATGCTGGCACGGTACTCGCTTTGGTGTCCGCCAAGAAGCCGGCACGTGCCGCTTCCTAACGTGCTTCTGGCAAGACGCATCCTCAAGGAGAGACACATGTTCAAGCAAGCAAAGCTCGCAATGGCCGCGATGACGCTGGCCGCCGCGACGTTGCCGGCGATGGCAGCACCGCTGTACATCAACACCGGGCAAGACTTCGTTCCCGAACCCAACGGTTCGACGAACACCACGACGTTCGACCAACTGGGTTACAGCGGCACGCTGGCGACCTCGATCTACCTGGGCTCGCCGGCTACGCCCGGCACCACGGTGATCGACACCAACATCCCGTCGGTGATGAACTTCTACGGCTTCTCGGCCGGCACCCACACCACGCTGTCGGGCGGTTCCGCTTCGTTCAACTACCCGAACGCGCCGGCACAGACCAACATCGACTCGCTGAACAACCCGACCAACCCGTCCGATCTGAACGGTTTCGTCGGCGGCGTGGGCTTCCCGGCCTACGGCTTCGGCAACGTCGGCGGCCTGGGCGGCGCCTGGGGCCTGACCTACTCGTACCAGATCGTCGGCAAGACCGTTGACTCCAACGGCGACGGCGTGTCCGACTACGTGGCGTACAACAGCGGCGTGTTCAGCGTGTTCTACCAGAGCGCTGCGACCGATCCGAACAACGGCAAGGAAGTCCTGCGCCTGATCGTCACGGGTTCGGAAATCGAGCTGACCAACCTGAACGTCAAGGGCTACGTCGACTACAGCTACGCTGGCGGCGACACCTTCGTCCAGAACTTCTTCAACTCCGGTGACGGCCTGGGCTCGCTGTACAGCAACTGGCTGAACAACAACATCTCGGTCAGCTGGGTGCTCGACACCAACGTCGATCCTCCGATCCCGACCGCGAACCAGCTGTACAACGCCGGTGGCGGCCTGATCCGTCAGTCGACCCTGGACGGCTCGCTGGTGATCAACGTGCCGGAACCTGGCACGCTGGCTCTGGTCGGCCTGGCCCTGGCCGGTGTGGGCTTCGCCCAACGCCGCCGCGCCCTGCGCAAGTAATTCGGTTCTCCCGAATGCAGAAGCCGCCCCTCGGGGCGGCTTTTCTCATTGTTCAACGGGTTTCTGCGAAGCGCAGGGGACCCGCTCCCGGCGGCTCTCAGCGTAGCGGCGTCACTACGCCGCGTCCTTGCGACCAGATGATCGCCACGACCTGCTGGGCGTCGTAGAGCGCGTTCACATGCGCGATGCGGTTCGAGTAGTAGTCGCTCTCCGCGCCCATCACGTCGAAGAGCGACCGCTTGCCGAGTTGCTGCCACTGCTGCAGCGTGAAGCCGCGGACGCGCTCGCTGCTGCGCAGGATGTCGACCAGCCGGCGCGAACGGTCGAGCGACGAGGACGCCGCCTCGTACATCTCCTGCACGCGATAGCGCTTGGCTTCGATCGTTTCATCGCGCTGCAGCGACGCTGCCTGCGCGCGTCGCCGCGCCGAGGTCAGCGCGGAGTCGGCCCCCGGCTGCACGATCGGGATATTGACCGTCACGCCGCCTATCCAGTCGGTCTGCCGTGCCTGGCCGATCGTCGAATTGCCGCTGACCAGCAGGCTCACGCTGGGCTGCTGCCCGGCGCGCACGGATTCCGCATAACTGCGCTGCGCCTGCGCCTGCGCGGCGGCGGCCGACACGTCGGGCGAGACCATGACGTCGGCCAGCATTTCGTTGAGGTCCGGCAGGCGCGCGAGGACGGAACTCATCGCCGCGCCGCGCGGCAGCTCGTCGCCGACGAAGCGCTTCAGGCGCACCTCGGTCTGGCGCAGCGCCGAGGTCGTCTGCTCGTATGACAGGTCGGCCTGCTGCAGGCTCTTCTGCGCCTGCACCAGCTCGCTGGCGCGGCCGCGGTCGGCCTTGGTGATGATCTCCAGGGCTTCGACCAGGCACGACATCTTGCGCACGTACTGGCTGTAGACCTGCGCCTGCAATTGATAACGGCCGCGATCGAGCGCCAGCGACACGGTCTGGAGCGCCACCTGCTCCTCGGCGCTCGACTGTCCGTAACGCGCGGCCTCGAGCAGCTGGGAACGCCATTCGGTGAGCTTGGTGATGCGGCCGGAGTCGTAGATCGGCGCGGTCACGCTCAGCGAGCCGCGCCCCTGCAGGCCGCTGGAATTGTCGATCGAGCCGTTGCCCGGCACGACGGTGCCGGTGTGACCGGCCGTGATGCCCATGGTCACCGTCGGCAGACGCTGCGACTTGGCTTCCTCGAAGTCCGCCTCCGCCGCCTGTGTGAGCAGCCGCGTCGCGCCCAGCGCCTTGCTGCGGGCAAGCGAGCGGTTGATCAGCTCCTGCAGTTGCGAGCGCGGATCTGAGTCGCCCACGTCCAGCAGCGCGGTGTCCCTGGCGGATAGCTGCGCGGGGGGCAGCGTGCGCTCATCGGAACAGCGGCTCGGCGGCGGATCCTGCGCCCAGGCGGACGCGCTGAACGCGCAGAGCGCGGTCAGGACGACGGTCGCGCCAGCGGTCAGTCGGAAGGAGGAGAGGGAGGCGCGCCGCAGGCTGCGGCGCCGGGAGGTGTCGGTCATGGTCACGCGTACTGCAAGCAATTTCCCATGCCTCTACTGGACCATTCCAGCGGGAAAGCGAAGCGCCGATAAGCGGCGCACAACCGGACTGTTCGTGACCTCAAGACGGGGCTTACAAATGAAACCGCCCGCGCAGGGCGGGCGGCGGCATGGACGCGATGCGGACTCAACGCTCGCGCAGCGCTTCCTTGGACTTCAGCATCGGACGCAGCAGGTAGCTCAGCACGGAGCGCTCGCCGGTACGGATGTCCACCATCGCCGTCATGCCGGGGATGACCGGCAGCGGCTCGCCCTTGGCGCGCAGCGTGTTGCGCTCGGCCGTGATCAGGACGCGGTAGTAGGTGCCTTCGTTGTTCTTCTCGGTCTCGCCGAGCGCGTCGGGACTCACGTACTCGATCTTGCCGTGCAGGCCGCCGTTGACGTTGAAGTCGTAGCCGTTGAGCTTGACGACGGCCGTCTGACCCACCTGGATGTAGCCGATCTCCTTGGGCTTGATGCGCGCCTCGATCAGGATGCGCGGGCCGATGGGGACGATCTCCATGATCGGCGTGCCCGAGGTGATGACACCGCCGACGGTGTTCATCTTGATGTTCTTCACCAGGCCCTTGACCGGCGACTTCAGCACCGAGCGCGTAACCGCGTCGCGGCGTACGACGAGCTGTTCATCCAGCTGCGCGAGGTCGGTCTGCGCCTTCGACAGCTCGGTGCTCGAGTCCTGGCGGAAGCGGCTGATGCGCTCGTTGCGCTGCTGCTGCAGTTCGTTGACCTGGCGCGTGACGCGCATCACCTCGACGTTGGACATCAAGCCCTTCGACGCCATGTCCTGCGCCATCTTCTGCTCGGTGGCGAGCAGGCCGATGCTGCGGTTGATGCTGGCCGTGGCCTCTTCCAGGACGCGGCGACGGGTCTCGAAGACCTCGGTCTCGCTGTCGACCAGGCGTTGCACGCCCTTGACCTCGTCGGCGAACTTCAGCGGCACGCCCAGCGCCTCGGCGCGCAACCGGGAGACCTGCGCCATCAGGCCCAGGCGCTTGGCCTGGCTTTCGTTCTCGGCGGCCTCGGCGCGGGTCGGATCCAGCTCGGCCAGCGCCTCGCCGGCCTCCACTTCCTCGCCTTCATGGACCAGCAGCTTGCCCAGCGTGCCGGACTCCAGGCTGGCGATGACCTGCTCCTTGCCGTCCGGCACGATGCGCGCATCGCTGCGGGTGACCTCGTCGACCGTGGCGATCGACGACCAGGCCAACCCGACGAGCAACACCGCCGCCATCAGGTAGAGCGCCCAGACGGCGCGCGGCAACGGCTCGTCGATCAGCGCCGACTGGACGCTGCCGACGAACAGGCCTTCTTCGCGGCTGAGGGTGCGGGACTGCGACATGGGGGAGTTCAGAAGGGATATCGGACGGCCATCACACCGACGCGGCGCGATTCACCGCCTGAGCGGCCGGATGGACGTGGACCGGCGCGGCTTGCGGCTGCTGGCCCGGTTGAGGCTGCTGCTGTTGCGGCTGGCCGGGCGGGCGGGCGCCGGAGAGCGCTGCCAGGACCTGGTCGCGGGGACCGTCCATGACGAGGCGTCCGGTGTCGACGACGACGATGCGCGACACCAGCTCGAGCACCGCCGGACGGTGCGTGACCATGATCAGCGTGCACGCGCCGGCGGCGTCGCGGAGCTGACGGAGGAAGGCGATCTCGGACTGCGCGTCCATCGAGCTGGTCGGCTCGTCCATCAACAGGATCTGCGGCTTGGTGACCAGACTGCGCGCGAGCGCGACCAGTTGACGCTGGCCGCCGGACAGCAGCGATCCCATTTCACCCACCGGCAGGTCCCAGCCCATCGGATGACCGGCGACGACGCGGTCCAGGCCGGTGAGCTTGGCAACCTCGACGAGCCGCTGCGCATCGACGTGGCGCCCCATCAGGACGTTGTCGCGCAGCGTGCCATGGAACAGCCGCGGCTCCTGCGACACGAAACCGACCTTGCTGCGGAACTCCGCCGGGTCGACCTGGCGCAGATCGATGCCGTCGATCTCGACGTGGCCCTCGGTCGGCTGATACAGGCCGGCCAGCATGCGCAGCACCGTCGACTTGCCGCTGCCGATGCGGCCCAGGATCGCGAGGCGTTCGCCCGGTTGCACGCGCATGGTCACATTGCGCAGCACCTTCGGCGACTGCGCGTCACCTTGCGCCGGGTACGAGAACCCGATGTCGTTCAGGCCGATGCGGCCGGTGATCTGGTTCAGCGGGACGTAGTTGCGGGCGGAGTCGCGCTCCACCGGCGCGCTCATCACCGAGTTCAGCGACAGCATCGCCGCCCGCGCGCCCTGGTAGCGGGTCGCCAGACTCACCAGGCTGTTCAGCGGCACCGTGGCGCGGCCGGCGAACATGACCGCGCCGATCAGCGCGCCGGCGCTGATCACGCTCTCGTTGATCAGGTAGACGCCCCAGACCAGCATCACCAGGTTGATCGCCTGCTGCATGGTCATCGAGATGTTCATGCTCCAGCTGGCCATCGTGCGGGCCTTGAGGGCGGACTCGGCGACGATGGCGGTGCTGTGTTCGTAGCGGCGCAGGAAGCGGCCTTCGGCGCCGGTGGTCTTGAGGTCCTCGAGGCCTTCCAGCGCCTCGACCAGCGTGCCGTGCAGGTCGGCCGCCTCGGTCATGTTGGTGCGCATCGCGCGGCGCAGGTAGCCCTGGATGCCGAAGCTCATCAGCAGCATCAGCGGGATCGCCGCCATCAGCACCCAGCCCAGCGGGCCGCCGATGATGAAGGTCATCGCGACGAAGAGCACCACGAACGGCAGGTCCGTCAGCACCGACATCGTGGCCGAGGTGAAGAAGTCGCGCACGACCTCCACCTGCGCGAGGTAATGCGCATAGGAGCCCGCCGATGCGGGCCGATGTTCCATCCGCACGCCCAGCGTCTGGCGGAACAGCTTGGCGCCGACGATCAGGTCGGTCTTGCGGCCGGCGAGATCGATCAAGTGCGCCCGCAGTTGCCGCGCGAAGAGGTCGAAGATCAGCGCCAGACCGGCGCCGACGGCCAGCGTCCACAGCGTGACGAAGGCCTGGTGCGGGATGACCTTGTCGTAGATGACCGAGGTCACCAGGCCGGACACCATCATGAGCACGTTGCTCAGCAGCGCGGCGAGCATCGCCGAGCGGTAGTACGGGATGAAGCGCTTCAGCGTGCCGAACAGCCAGTGCGAGTCGGCCTGCAGCAGCGGCGTGTCGTCCTTCGCGCCGGCGATCGGCTTGGCCTGCGAGACCTCCTGCGGCGCGATCGCAAGGATGAAGCCGCTGTACTCCTGGTCCAGCTCGGAGGCGGGGGCGACGCAGCTCGCGGCCTCGGGGCCGGGGAACACGACCTCGTAGCGCACGGCGCCCGAGCCGTCGTCGTCCAGGCGGCGCACCAGCACGCAGGCGTCGCCGCCGTTGAGCAGCAGCACCGCCGGCAGCAGCAGCTGATTGATCTCTTCGATGCCCTTGCGCAGCAGGCCGGCGTTGTAGCCGGCTTCGCGCATCAGGCGGATGGCCTGATCCGGGCTGAGCGCGCCTTCGACGGGCGCGCCGGCGCGCAGCGATTCCACCGAGCGGGCGCGGCCATGATGCTGCGTCAGCCAGGACAGGCATTGCAGCAGCGGATCGACCGCCGGCTGCTGCGCCAGATCCGCGAGCGGATCATGCGGCGCGTCGGGGATACCGGGCGCACGCTGGCCGTCTTCCGCGGCCAGGCGCAGGCCAGGGCCGCGGGCGCGCTGGTCACCGTCGAAGAAGGGGTCGTGCGGCCGGTTCATTTATCGGATGTTGTCAAGTTCAGTCGCGATGGGCGAGTGCCAATTGCTCGAATTCGCGCTCGATGTCACGAACGATGGCCGGCATGTCGAAAAGTGCGCTGTTGCGCCC
This genomic stretch from Mitsuaria sp. 7 harbors:
- a CDS encoding HlyD family type I secretion periplasmic adaptor subunit, yielding MSQSRTLSREEGLFVGSVQSALIDEPLPRAVWALYLMAAVLLVGLAWSSIATVDEVTRSDARIVPDGKEQVIASLESGTLGKLLVHEGEEVEAGEALAELDPTRAEAAENESQAKRLGLMAQVSRLRAEALGVPLKFADEVKGVQRLVDSETEVFETRRRVLEEATASINRSIGLLATEQKMAQDMASKGLMSNVEVMRVTRQVNELQQQRNERISRFRQDSSTELSKAQTDLAQLDEQLVVRRDAVTRSVLKSPVKGLVKNIKMNTVGGVITSGTPIMEIVPIGPRILIEARIKPKEIGYIQVGQTAVVKLNGYDFNVNGGLHGKIEYVSPDALGETEKNNEGTYYRVLITAERNTLRAKGEPLPVIPGMTAMVDIRTGERSVLSYLLRPMLKSKEALRER
- a CDS encoding type I secretion system permease/ATPase — translated: MNRPHDPFFDGDQRARGPGLRLAAEDGQRAPGIPDAPHDPLADLAQQPAVDPLLQCLSWLTQHHGRARSVESLRAGAPVEGALSPDQAIRLMREAGYNAGLLRKGIEEINQLLLPAVLLLNGGDACVLVRRLDDDGSGAVRYEVVFPGPEAASCVAPASELDQEYSGFILAIAPQEVSQAKPIAGAKDDTPLLQADSHWLFGTLKRFIPYYRSAMLAALLSNVLMMVSGLVTSVIYDKVIPHQAFVTLWTLAVGAGLALIFDLFARQLRAHLIDLAGRKTDLIVGAKLFRQTLGVRMEHRPASAGSYAHYLAQVEVVRDFFTSATMSVLTDLPFVVLFVAMTFIIGGPLGWVLMAAIPLMLLMSFGIQGYLRRAMRTNMTEAADLHGTLVEALEGLEDLKTTGAEGRFLRRYEHSTAIVAESALKARTMASWSMNISMTMQQAINLVMLVWGVYLINESVISAGALIGAVMFAGRATVPLNSLVSLATRYQGARAAMLSLNSVMSAPVERDSARNYVPLNQITGRIGLNDIGFSYPAQGDAQSPKVLRNVTMRVQPGERLAILGRIGSGKSTVLRMLAGLYQPTEGHVEIDGIDLRQVDPAEFRSKVGFVSQEPRLFHGTLRDNVLMGRHVDAQRLVEVAKLTGLDRVVAGHPMGWDLPVGEMGSLLSGGQRQLVALARSLVTKPQILLMDEPTSSMDAQSEIAFLRQLRDAAGACTLIMVTHRPAVLELVSRIVVVDTGRLVMDGPRDQVLAALSGARPPGQPQQQQPQPGQQPQAAPVHVHPAAQAVNRAASV
- a CDS encoding PEP-CTERM sorting domain-containing protein, with translation MFKQAKLAMAAMTLAAATLPAMAAPLYINTGQDFVPEPNGSTNTTTFDQLGYSGTLATSIYLGSPATPGTTVIDTNIPSVMNFYGFSAGTHTTLSGGSASFNYPNAPAQTNIDSLNNPTNPSDLNGFVGGVGFPAYGFGNVGGLGGAWGLTYSYQIVGKTVDSNGDGVSDYVAYNSGVFSVFYQSAATDPNNGKEVLRLIVTGSEIELTNLNVKGYVDYSYAGGDTFVQNFFNSGDGLGSLYSNWLNNNISVSWVLDTNVDPPIPTANQLYNAGGGLIRQSTLDGSLVINVPEPGTLALVGLALAGVGFAQRRRALRK
- a CDS encoding TolC family protein, producing the protein MTDTSRRRSLRRASLSSFRLTAGATVVLTALCAFSASAWAQDPPPSRCSDERTLPPAQLSARDTALLDVGDSDPRSQLQELINRSLARSKALGATRLLTQAAEADFEEAKSQRLPTVTMGITAGHTGTVVPGNGSIDNSSGLQGRGSLSVTAPIYDSGRITKLTEWRSQLLEAARYGQSSAEEQVALQTVSLALDRGRYQLQAQVYSQYVRKMSCLVEALEIITKADRGRASELVQAQKSLQQADLSYEQTTSALRQTEVRLKRFVGDELPRGAAMSSVLARLPDLNEMLADVMVSPDVSAAAAQAQAQRSYAESVRAGQQPSVSLLVSGNSTIGQARQTDWIGGVTVNIPIVQPGADSALTSARRRAQAASLQRDETIEAKRYRVQEMYEAASSSLDRSRRLVDILRSSERVRGFTLQQWQQLGKRSLFDVMGAESDYYSNRIAHVNALYDAQQVVAIIWSQGRGVVTPLR
- a CDS encoding ThiF family adenylyltransferase translates to MTRDTPSGFVFDYDRAFSRNIGWVTKDEQQRLRRARVAVAGLGGVGGAHVLTLSRLGISNFNIADFDEFDVHNMNRQAAAFMSSMGRPKIDVVSEMARDINPESDIRLFREGVTDANLDEFLKGVDVYVDSLDFFVLEVRRKVFRRCRELGIPAMTAAPLGMGTAFLYFSPIGMTFEDYFQVDGRDHEEQYARFIAGVSPAMLSRQYLVAPEAVNFKEKRGPSTGMACELCAGLMGTSVLKLLLNRGALRAAPWGMHFDAYRGRLKHTWRPWGNAHPLQRLLIALIKPVLRGK